Proteins from a single region of Chroococcidiopsis sp. TS-821:
- a CDS encoding TM2 domain-containing protein: protein MKTGDSQLPVKPPNKVSSAYLLWLGCLLQLNGLHRLYNGKIITGLIWLGTFGLFGVGQVIDLFLIPRMVDEYNTKLRTKMGLSPYGVPLAQPTFVTNVVRPSREQLMVQLVRAAAKRGGKISVTQGVMDTGASFIEVESTLKEMLKTGYVGIDNDPDTGVIIYIFLEM from the coding sequence ATGAAAACAGGAGATTCCCAACTACCAGTAAAGCCACCAAATAAAGTAAGTAGTGCTTATCTATTATGGCTAGGCTGTCTATTACAGCTAAATGGACTACACCGTCTTTACAACGGCAAAATCATCACAGGATTAATCTGGCTCGGTACTTTTGGTTTATTTGGTGTCGGGCAAGTCATTGACTTATTTTTAATTCCCCGCATGGTTGACGAGTATAATACAAAACTTAGAACAAAAATGGGCTTATCTCCGTATGGCGTGCCATTGGCTCAACCGACATTTGTTACTAATGTTGTGAGACCGTCCCGCGAGCAGTTGATGGTTCAGCTGGTGCGCGCAGCGGCAAAACGTGGTGGGAAGATCTCAGTAACGCAGGGCGTGATGGATACTGGGGCTAGCTTTATCGAAGTAGAATCAACGCTTAAAGAAATGCTCAAAACAGGATATGTCGGAATCGATAATGACCCCGACACAGGTGTTATTATTTACATATTTCTAGAAATGTAG
- a CDS encoding sulfatase — MQQAKLNNKLTRRNFLNYSVATAAATALGELLFSLKGHSATRPNILLITADDLGQTLGCYGDKLARTPNIDRLASEGIQFLNSYVTQASCSSSRSSLFTGLYPHQTGGLPNEPVGQIGLAYPNSGYAMASRVVTLPQLLKAAGYRTGIIGKLHVYPETSFPFDLNIPPTKINTRNIQLVAQRAGEFFAQQPQQPFFLVVSYSDPHTPFETQFKNYPEQPYSSTEVPPFAWQGVDTPAMRERTAGYYNGVARLDAGIGLLLNQLNRQGLDRNTLVIFLGDHGPGFVRAKGSCYEAGLRIPLLIRWSGKISPNLVESAFVSNIDILPTVLQAVGIKIPKVSGRSLFPLFQQNAAGWRNFIFAEYTSHVKTHFYPRRSIRGKRFKYILNLLPDRQNPYITVDRDPAFAESRQLPARNRARLALDTCLNPPAEELYDLHDDPYEFNNLAGKLGYQNTQNFLRSELLKWRQQTADSLLDPAVLAAMVEAHYS; from the coding sequence ATGCAGCAAGCTAAACTCAACAACAAACTGACCCGCCGCAATTTTCTCAATTACTCGGTTGCGACTGCTGCAGCTACTGCTTTGGGTGAATTGCTCTTTTCTTTAAAAGGACATTCAGCAACTCGACCAAATATTTTGTTGATTACAGCTGACGATTTAGGACAAACGCTAGGTTGTTACGGGGATAAACTAGCACGAACACCTAATATCGATCGACTTGCGAGTGAAGGTATTCAATTTCTCAATAGCTACGTTACTCAAGCGTCTTGCAGTTCCTCACGTAGCAGTCTCTTTACTGGACTTTACCCTCACCAAACAGGTGGATTGCCAAATGAGCCAGTTGGACAAATTGGACTTGCTTACCCTAACAGTGGCTACGCCATGGCTTCTAGAGTGGTTACTCTACCTCAATTGCTGAAAGCTGCAGGGTACCGTACGGGAATTATTGGCAAGCTGCACGTTTATCCAGAGACCTCATTTCCTTTTGACCTTAACATACCACCAACAAAAATTAACACGCGCAACATTCAATTAGTAGCGCAACGCGCAGGAGAATTTTTTGCACAACAACCGCAACAGCCATTTTTCTTAGTAGTCAGCTACAGCGACCCTCATACTCCTTTTGAAACTCAGTTCAAAAATTATCCTGAACAACCTTATAGTTCTACAGAGGTACCGCCATTTGCTTGGCAAGGTGTCGATACTCCAGCGATGCGCGAAAGAACAGCAGGTTATTACAATGGTGTAGCTCGCTTGGATGCAGGAATTGGATTACTGCTCAATCAGCTCAATCGGCAAGGACTAGACCGAAATACATTGGTTATCTTTTTGGGAGATCACGGTCCAGGCTTTGTACGGGCTAAAGGAAGCTGTTATGAAGCTGGCTTGAGAATTCCGCTACTCATACGTTGGTCTGGTAAAATTTCACCTAATTTAGTAGAATCTGCCTTTGTTTCTAATATCGACATCTTGCCTACAGTATTACAGGCTGTCGGAATAAAAATCCCCAAAGTGTCAGGGCGATCGCTGTTTCCACTTTTCCAGCAAAACGCAGCAGGCTGGCGCAATTTTATTTTTGCAGAATACACGAGCCACGTGAAGACGCACTTTTATCCACGTCGTAGTATTCGAGGTAAACGTTTCAAATACATTCTCAATTTGTTGCCCGATCGTCAAAACCCTTATATTACAGTCGATCGAGATCCAGCTTTCGCCGAATCACGACAACTACCTGCAAGAAATCGAGCCAGATTAGCTCTAGATACGTGTTTAAACCCACCTGCTGAGGAGTTATACGATCTGCACGACGATCCATACGAATTTAATAATTTAGCTGGTAAATTGGGCTATCAAAACACTCAGAATTTTTTAAGAAGCGAACTGTTGAAGTGGCGTCAACAAACTGCCGATTCACTGCTCGACCCCGCAGTCTTAGCAGCTATGGTCGAAGCACACTATTCGTAG
- the groES gene encoding co-chaperone GroES, with protein sequence MAAVSLSVSTVKPLADRVFVKVSASEEKTAGGLYLPDTAKEKPQVGEVVAIGPGKRNDDGSRQEMEIKVGDKVLYSKYAGTDIKLGTDEYVLLSEKDILAVVS encoded by the coding sequence ATGGCAGCAGTATCTCTAAGTGTTTCCACAGTTAAGCCTTTAGCTGACCGTGTATTTGTTAAAGTCAGCGCATCCGAAGAGAAAACCGCAGGCGGATTATACTTACCCGATACCGCCAAAGAAAAGCCACAGGTCGGAGAAGTTGTCGCGATCGGTCCTGGTAAACGCAACGACGACGGTTCGCGCCAGGAAATGGAAATCAAAGTCGGCGACAAAGTCCTTTACTCGAAGTACGCAGGTACAGACATCAAACTTGGTACGGATGAATATGTGCTGTTGTCCGAAAAAGACATCCTTGCAGTAGTTAGCTAA
- a CDS encoding cytochrome P450 — protein MNNYRLPPGQTGLPVIGESLSFLFDPHFIEKRYCQYGSIFRTQIIGRPAVFMIGSEAVEFVLSSHMDHFSWREGWPDNFKLLLGESLFVQDGEEHRKNRRLIMPAMHGTALDSYFGAMETLTQQYLQKWQQKGELVWYEEFKHLTFDIASQLLLGTNTGAEAARLSQLFTTLTDGLFAVNPLRFPGTKLGKAIAARNQILHYLTQVVKERQENPTKDALSLLVQARDEDGSRMSDRELIAQAMLLLFAGHETTTAMLTWLCLELALHPEVLQRARDEQFELASQELSLEQLGKMPYLDQVLAEVERLHPPVAGGFRGVVKPFEFHGYYVPAGWMVSYSIKLTHQLPEIYPKPQHFDPDRFSPQRQEHKQRSYSLIGFGGGPRICIGIAFAKMEMKIIAAHLLRNYEWKLLPNQNLEDTRFPTSRPKDGLRVQFQKLN, from the coding sequence ATGAATAACTATCGCCTTCCTCCTGGTCAAACGGGTTTACCTGTAATTGGAGAATCGCTATCATTTCTCTTCGATCCGCACTTTATCGAGAAGCGCTATTGCCAGTATGGTTCTATTTTTCGCACTCAAATTATTGGTAGACCTGCTGTGTTTATGATTGGTTCAGAGGCTGTAGAATTTGTTCTTTCTAGCCATATGGATCATTTTTCTTGGCGGGAGGGATGGCCCGATAATTTTAAACTTTTACTCGGAGAATCGCTGTTTGTACAAGATGGTGAGGAACACCGCAAAAATCGCCGTTTAATTATGCCTGCCATGCATGGTACTGCACTAGACAGTTATTTTGGTGCAATGGAGACCCTGACGCAACAATATCTCCAAAAATGGCAACAGAAAGGTGAATTGGTTTGGTATGAAGAATTTAAACACCTGACGTTTGATATAGCTAGTCAACTGTTACTAGGAACAAATACAGGTGCAGAAGCAGCGCGGTTGAGTCAGTTATTTACTACACTGACAGATGGCTTATTTGCTGTGAATCCGCTACGTTTCCCAGGAACAAAATTAGGCAAAGCGATCGCTGCGCGTAATCAAATTTTGCATTACCTCACTCAAGTTGTGAAAGAACGCCAGGAAAATCCGACTAAAGATGCGCTGAGTTTACTCGTACAAGCGCGTGATGAAGATGGAAGCCGAATGAGCGATCGCGAACTAATTGCGCAAGCGATGCTACTGCTTTTTGCGGGTCACGAAACAACAACTGCAATGCTAACGTGGTTGTGTTTAGAATTAGCGCTTCATCCAGAGGTATTACAACGTGCAAGAGATGAGCAGTTTGAGTTAGCTTCACAGGAATTATCGCTAGAACAATTAGGCAAAATGCCTTATCTTGACCAAGTTTTAGCCGAAGTTGAAAGGTTGCATCCTCCAGTTGCAGGAGGCTTTCGTGGTGTCGTCAAGCCATTTGAGTTCCACGGTTATTATGTACCAGCAGGATGGATGGTATCGTATTCGATTAAACTTACCCACCAATTACCAGAAATTTACCCTAAACCACAGCATTTCGATCCTGACCGTTTTAGTCCGCAACGCCAAGAACATAAACAGCGTTCCTACAGTTTAATTGGTTTTGGTGGTGGACCGCGAATTTGTATCGGAATCGCATTCGCCAAAATGGAAATGAAAATTATTGCAGCACATCTACTGCGTAACTATGAATGGAAGCTGTTACCCAATCAAAATCTAGAAGACACCAGATTTCCTACTAGCCGTCCTAAAGATGGATTGCGCGTTCAATTTCAAAAACTAAACTAA
- a CDS encoding class I SAM-dependent methyltransferase yields MSESISDAAPLYTLSPLTRFSDRAADYAKYRPGYPSEAIDVILQGLETSQVIVADIGAGTGISSRLLAQRGVQVIAIEPNAAMREMAESHQLMEFRDGTAEVTHLPSNFVDVVTCFQAFHWFNPEPSLQEFYRILKKPTGRLALVWNERDRQDSFTAEYSELLRQASSNHPAESRFKSVEPLFINPYFVNIQQYEFTYKQELDLPGLIGRALSVSYIPNEELAKQQLMASLKHLYYQSCNERGIVQLKYCTSVYIAEPKLS; encoded by the coding sequence ATGAGCGAATCTATTTCTGATGCCGCACCGTTATACACTTTAAGTCCGCTGACGCGCTTTTCTGATAGAGCCGCTGATTATGCCAAGTATCGCCCTGGTTATCCATCTGAAGCGATTGACGTTATTCTGCAAGGATTAGAGACATCGCAAGTAATAGTAGCAGACATTGGTGCAGGAACAGGTATTTCCTCGCGATTACTAGCCCAACGAGGAGTGCAAGTTATAGCGATTGAACCAAACGCCGCGATGCGAGAAATGGCAGAGTCTCACCAACTCATGGAATTTCGTGACGGAACGGCAGAAGTGACGCATTTACCTAGTAATTTTGTCGATGTAGTCACTTGCTTTCAGGCATTTCATTGGTTTAATCCTGAGCCAAGCTTGCAAGAATTTTACCGCATTTTAAAAAAACCGACAGGACGATTAGCACTTGTCTGGAACGAGCGCGATCGCCAAGATAGTTTTACTGCGGAGTATAGCGAATTATTACGCCAAGCTTCTAGCAATCATCCTGCAGAATCGCGTTTTAAATCGGTAGAACCACTATTTATAAATCCATACTTTGTTAATATTCAACAATACGAGTTTACCTACAAGCAAGAATTAGATTTACCTGGGTTAATAGGTCGAGCTTTAAGTGTTTCTTACATACCCAATGAAGAACTAGCAAAACAGCAACTTATGGCAAGCTTAAAGCACTTATATTATCAGAGTTGCAATGAACGAGGAATAGTTCAACTAAAATACTGCACTAGCGTATATATTGCAGAACCCAAATTAAGTTAA
- the acsF gene encoding magnesium-protoporphyrin IX monomethyl ester (oxidative) cyclase, with translation MVDSLKKPAEFEEMRPGVKVPAKETLLTPRFYTTDFDEMARMDLSVNEEELKALLEEFRTDYNRHHFVRDAEFEQSWEHIDGETRRLFVEFLERSCTAEFSGFLLYKELSRRLKDKNPLLAESFALMSRDEARHAGFLNKALSDFNLSLDLGFLTKSRKYTFFKPKFIFYATYLSEKIGYWRYITIYRHLAAHPENRIYPIFRFFENWCQDENRHGDFFDALMRSQPQFLNDWKARLWCRFFLLSVFATMYLNDIQRAGFYAAIGLNARDYDVYVIQKTNETAGRVFPIILNVEHPDFYRRLDICVKNNEKLSAIVNSKTPKFLQFFQKLPLYVANGWQFLRLYLIKPIDVATQQGTVR, from the coding sequence ATGGTTGATTCGCTTAAAAAACCAGCAGAATTTGAAGAAATGCGCCCAGGGGTGAAAGTACCCGCAAAGGAAACCCTGCTGACGCCGCGATTTTATACAACAGATTTCGACGAGATGGCGCGGATGGATCTCTCAGTGAACGAAGAGGAACTCAAAGCGCTTTTAGAAGAGTTCCGTACCGACTACAATCGCCATCACTTCGTTCGAGACGCGGAGTTTGAGCAATCTTGGGAGCATATCGACGGTGAAACTCGCCGCTTATTTGTCGAATTTTTAGAGCGTTCTTGCACTGCAGAGTTTTCCGGCTTTCTGTTGTACAAAGAACTCAGCCGTCGTCTCAAAGATAAGAACCCTCTCCTTGCTGAATCGTTTGCCTTGATGTCGCGCGATGAAGCACGTCATGCAGGCTTCTTAAATAAAGCGCTGTCAGACTTCAATTTGTCGCTAGATTTGGGCTTTTTGACGAAGAGTCGTAAGTATACGTTCTTCAAACCAAAGTTTATCTTCTATGCGACGTATCTATCTGAAAAAATTGGTTACTGGCGGTACATCACGATCTACCGTCACTTAGCTGCACATCCAGAAAACCGTATCTATCCAATCTTCCGCTTCTTTGAAAACTGGTGTCAAGACGAAAACCGCCATGGCGATTTCTTTGATGCACTGATGCGTAGTCAGCCCCAGTTTCTGAATGATTGGAAAGCGCGGTTGTGGTGTCGCTTCTTCTTGCTATCAGTATTTGCGACAATGTATCTCAACGATATCCAACGTGCTGGATTTTATGCCGCAATTGGTCTGAATGCACGGGATTATGACGTTTACGTCATTCAGAAAACCAACGAAACTGCAGGACGCGTATTCCCAATCATCCTAAACGTCGAGCACCCTGATTTTTATCGCCGACTCGATATCTGTGTTAAGAACAACGAGAAATTGAGTGCGATCGTCAACTCTAAAACACCTAAATTCTTACAATTTTTCCAAAAACTACCGCTATACGTTGCGAATGGCTGGCAATTCTTACGTTTGTACCTGATTAAGCCAATCGATGTAGCAACACAACAAGGTACAGTGCGTTAA
- the groL gene encoding chaperonin GroEL (60 kDa chaperone family; promotes refolding of misfolded polypeptides especially under stressful conditions; forms two stacked rings of heptamers to form a barrel-shaped 14mer; ends can be capped by GroES; misfolded proteins enter the barrel where they are refolded when GroES binds): MAKRIIYNENARRALEKGMDILAESVAVTLGPKGRNVVLEKKFGAPQIVNDGVTIAKEIELEDHVENTGVSLIRQAASKTNDAAGDGTTTATVLAHAMVKEGLRNVAAGANAIALKRGIDKATHFLVEKIAEHARPVEDSKAIAQVGAISAGNDEEVGQMIADAMDKVGKEGVISLEEGKSMTTELEITEGMRFDKGYISPYFATDPERMEAVFDEPFLLLTDKKITLVQDLVPVLEQVARSGRPLIIIAEDIEKEALATLVVNRLRGVLNVAAVKAPGFGDRRKAMLEDIAVLTGAQVITEDAGLKLENTKLDMLGKARRVTITKDNTTIVAEGNEQAVKARCEQIRRQMEETESSYDKEKLQERLAKLAGGVAVVKVGAATETEMKDRKLRLEDAINATKAAVEEGIVPGGGTTLAHLAPELETWASSNLQGEELIGAMIVSRALSAPLKRIAENAGQNGAVIAERVKEKDFNVGFNAATNEFVDMFEAGIVDPAKVTRSALQNAASIAGMVLTTECIVVDKPEPKENAAAGAGAGMGGGDFDY, from the coding sequence ATGGCAAAGCGCATTATTTACAACGAAAACGCTCGTCGTGCCCTGGAAAAGGGTATGGATATTTTAGCTGAATCTGTTGCTGTCACTCTAGGTCCAAAAGGACGCAACGTAGTGCTCGAGAAGAAGTTTGGCGCACCACAAATTGTCAACGACGGCGTAACAATTGCTAAAGAAATTGAATTAGAAGATCACGTAGAAAATACCGGTGTTTCGCTGATTCGCCAAGCTGCTTCTAAAACTAATGATGCTGCTGGTGACGGTACAACTACCGCAACCGTTTTGGCGCATGCCATGGTTAAAGAAGGCTTACGCAACGTCGCCGCAGGTGCTAACGCGATCGCACTCAAGCGTGGAATTGATAAAGCAACCCATTTCTTAGTAGAAAAAATTGCTGAACACGCGCGTCCAGTAGAAGATTCTAAGGCGATCGCACAAGTTGGTGCCATTAGCGCTGGTAACGACGAAGAAGTCGGTCAGATGATCGCTGATGCGATGGATAAAGTCGGTAAGGAAGGCGTCATTTCCCTCGAAGAAGGAAAGTCGATGACGACTGAACTTGAAATTACCGAAGGGATGCGCTTTGACAAAGGCTACATCTCGCCTTATTTTGCTACCGATCCGGAGCGGATGGAAGCTGTCTTTGATGAGCCTTTTCTCCTGCTGACCGATAAGAAGATTACCTTGGTACAAGATTTAGTACCAGTACTAGAGCAAGTTGCACGTTCGGGTCGTCCGTTAATTATTATCGCAGAGGACATCGAGAAAGAAGCGCTAGCCACTCTCGTTGTTAACCGCTTACGTGGCGTATTAAACGTAGCTGCGGTAAAAGCTCCTGGCTTTGGCGATCGCCGCAAAGCAATGCTCGAAGATATTGCCGTTCTCACCGGTGCTCAAGTGATTACAGAAGACGCTGGTTTGAAGCTAGAAAATACCAAGCTGGATATGCTCGGTAAAGCTCGCCGTGTCACAATTACCAAAGACAACACCACAATCGTTGCGGAAGGTAACGAGCAAGCTGTTAAGGCTCGTTGCGAGCAAATTCGTCGTCAAATGGAAGAAACCGAGTCTTCCTACGACAAAGAGAAACTACAAGAGCGACTAGCGAAACTTGCTGGTGGAGTTGCGGTTGTGAAAGTTGGTGCAGCTACCGAAACCGAAATGAAAGACCGCAAGCTGCGCCTGGAAGATGCGATCAACGCAACTAAAGCCGCTGTAGAAGAAGGTATTGTTCCTGGTGGCGGTACAACTCTAGCTCACTTAGCTCCTGAGTTGGAAACTTGGGCTAGCAGTAATCTTCAAGGCGAAGAATTAATTGGTGCAATGATTGTTTCTCGCGCCTTGTCTGCACCACTCAAGCGGATTGCAGAGAATGCTGGTCAAAATGGTGCTGTGATTGCTGAGCGCGTTAAAGAAAAAGATTTCAATGTTGGCTTCAACGCTGCAACCAATGAGTTTGTTGATATGTTTGAAGCTGGTATCGTTGACCCTGCTAAAGTAACTCGTTCGGCATTACAAAACGCTGCATCGATCGCTGGTATGGTTTTGACTACTGAGTGTATTGTCGTTGATAAGCCAGAACCAAAAGAGAATGCTGCAGCTGGTGCTGGTGCTGGTATGGGCGGCGGAGATTTTGATTACTAA